Proteins encoded in a region of the Ornithodoros turicata isolate Travis chromosome 3, ASM3712646v1, whole genome shotgun sequence genome:
- the LOC135389540 gene encoding uncharacterized protein LOC135389540 — protein sequence MAFVLFSKYEGFLCSLSSFTGDPDVEHSYHDPSGADDAGPRTAGVATPTLHAVAVKIPPFWPADPALWFANIEAQFALRGLSAQQTKFFHVVGALGPNEASEVRDLITDPPAANPFPALKDALTKRTTASEQECLRQLLTAEVLGDSKPSQLLRRMQQLLGDRASSLDESILRELFLQRLPNTVRMILTTSSSVSLEALAEMADKMMDIAPPTVCAISPQPSAPSPSDFQELRDEVSRLSGLVASSLRFGRSRSPRHRSPRRGNFRRRTPSPLQQSANPDECWYHQIFGDRGRRCQPPCARQGNGSVNN from the exons ATGGCGTTTGTCCTTTTTTCCAAATACGAGGGATTTCTGT gttctctctcttccttcactggtgacccggacgtagAACACAGCTACCATGACCCCTCCGGCGCCGACGATGCCGGACCCCGCACCGCTGGCGTCGCAACTCCCACTCTTCATGCTGTAGCCGTGAAGATTCCGCCTTTCTGGCCAGCCGACCCGGCTCTGTGGTTCGCCAACATCGAAGCGCAGTTTGCCCTCCGAGGCTTATCTGCACAGCAAACAAAATTCTTTCACGTCGTTGGAGCGCTTGGCCCTAACGAAGCGTCAGAGGTCAGGGACCTCATCACCGACCCCCCAGCAGCCAACCCTTTCCCCGCGTTAAAAGACGCGCTCACGAAGAGAACGACAGCCTCTGAACAGGAATGTCTGCGACAATTGCTCACAGCTGAGGTCCTCGGCGACAGTAAGCCTTCACAGCTGCTGCGTCGGATGCAGCAGTTGTTGGGCGATAGGGCCTCATCCTTGGACGAATCCATCCTGCGCGAATTATTTCTGCAGCGTCTTCCGAACACGGTTCGCATGATACTAACAACGTCGAGCAGCGTTTCGCTCGAGGCTTTAGCGGAGATGGCGGATAAGATGATGGACATTGCGCCGCCAACTGTTTGTGCCATATCTCCACAACCCTCTGCACCATCACCGTCGGACTTCCAGGAGCTGCGTGACGAAGTCAGCCGCCTTTCCGGCTTAGTTGCATCAAGCCTACGCTTCGGCCGATCGCGAAGCCCAAGACACCGCAGCCCTCGTCGCGGCAACTTCCGTCGTCGCACACCATCGCCTCTCCAACAGTCTGCAAATCCTGATGAGTGCTGGTACCACCAAATTTTCGGAGACCGTGGCCGCCGCTGCCAGCCTCCCTGCGCCAGACAGGGAAACGGGAGCGTCAACAACTGA
- the LOC135389541 gene encoding uncharacterized protein LOC135389541: MAHLEQQFPDSTHIYTDGSSANGRSSSASTVKGFTKGYRLSHATTSTAAELHAILKALRHIDGSPAQKRVLCTDSKAALATIIKQDTDDQMVYHIYKAYTSAVGRGHTISLQWIPSHCGIPGNEVADQTAKDALGKTKLSAMHFTKSDTKTFLHKSTIRWSKESWKQALRHTDFLSHIDPDLTAIIPHDIGRSLHTAIHRIRLGALYTATTQFQIGIVASRLCDICKVPQDTLHVLIQCPEQADARERLSHALQTLDKRPFAYYKVMGRWPTREQDMKALKALCVYLKESGIHSRY; this comes from the coding sequence ATGGCCCACCTTGAACAACAGTTTCCAGACTCAACACACATCTACACGGACGGCTCCTCCGCTAACGGAAGATCATCAAGTGCTTCCACTGTAAAAGGCTTCACCAAGGGATACCGCCTGTCGCACGCAACAACTTCTACTGCTGCAGAACTACACGCCATACTAAAAGCCCTCCGCCACATCGACGGCTCCCCAGCACAAAAGAGGGTACTCTGCACAGACTCGAAAGCCGCCCTGGCCACTATCATCAAGCAGGATACGGACGATCAAATGGTGTACCACATCTACAAAGCATACACATCTGCAGTGGGAAGGGGGCACACCATCTCCCTCCAGTGGATACCTTCCCACTGCGGAATACcaggaaatgaagtagctgacCAGACAGCAAAGGATGCACTGGGTAAAACCAAGTTATCGGCAATGCATTTCACAAAATCGGACACCAAGACATTCCTCCACAAATCGACAATCAGATGGTCCAAGGAAAGCTGGAAGCAAGCACTCCGGCACACAGATTTCCTGTCTCACATAGACCCCGATCTCACGGCAATCATTCCTCATGACATCGGCCGAAGCCTCCACACGGCTATTCACCGGATTCGACTCGGCGCGCTATATACTGCCACCACCCAATTCCAAATCGGTATTGTGGCCTCAAGACTGTGCGACATCTGCAAAGTGCCCCAGGACACGTTACACGTACTTATACAGTGCCCAGAACAAGCAGACGCAAGGGAAAGACTGTCCCATGCACTTCAAACACTGGACAAAAGACCATTCGCTTACTACAAAGTAATGGGAAGATGGCCTACAAGGGAACAAGACATGAAGGCACTCAAGGCATTGTGTGTCTACCTAAAAGAAAGCGGTATACACAGCCGCTACTAG